The Elusimicrobiota bacterium genome window below encodes:
- a CDS encoding zinc ribbon domain-containing protein — translation MKKLFVVGSILFLLSTLSYGETKPGLTLYEIPYLFQLPTTSMLKAYDMHFAGGGSYRVASNGNILANMGLGLGGVATLTLDTNEFLHNLTSKATPTQTASFKILLLHERKWVPGIVAEFITTSNVVQTKQKQIPITYTLNTVGPDALETPIEDEYEIYDSNNLVTQKVKITYLAKQASAQIIFGKTIFTDTNIYLGLRIDDVRIRNFFAYGAGLTNTEIQERIHLVNSFLFGCIRKVNNSTYSMFEVMGNPYYKFNTESVRLTIEPTYLIHAGVRFYLIRWLSLDAGIRYDTSSKGLADSTITTSLNMVIPSVEWGNKIVRVFSSQPETNTSKEQTDSVFCPNCNAGFKVTPKFCPRCGYKF, via the coding sequence ATGAAAAAACTGTTTGTTGTTGGTTCAATCCTGTTTTTACTATCAACCCTGTCGTATGGAGAAACAAAACCCGGGTTAACTTTGTACGAGATACCTTACTTGTTTCAGCTGCCGACAACGTCTATGTTAAAAGCGTACGATATGCACTTTGCCGGGGGTGGTTCATACCGTGTGGCATCCAATGGTAATATCCTGGCTAATATGGGCTTAGGTTTAGGCGGGGTTGCAACTCTTACGCTTGACACCAACGAGTTTTTGCATAACCTTACCAGTAAAGCAACGCCTACACAAACAGCGAGTTTTAAGATATTGTTGTTACACGAACGCAAATGGGTACCCGGGATTGTAGCAGAATTTATTACCACCAGCAATGTTGTGCAAACCAAACAAAAACAGATACCAATAACATATACGCTTAACACAGTAGGGCCTGATGCTTTGGAAACCCCGATTGAGGATGAATACGAGATTTATGATAGTAATAATTTGGTAACCCAAAAAGTTAAGATTACATACCTCGCGAAACAAGCGTCTGCACAGATTATTTTTGGGAAAACCATATTTACCGATACAAATATATATTTGGGCCTGCGTATAGACGATGTGCGTATCCGCAACTTTTTCGCGTACGGTGCGGGATTGACGAATACAGAAATACAGGAACGAATCCATCTGGTAAACTCTTTTTTGTTCGGTTGTATACGTAAAGTAAATAACTCGACATATTCTATGTTTGAAGTTATGGGTAACCCGTACTACAAGTTTAATACTGAGTCAGTGAGGCTGACAATTGAACCAACGTACCTTATACACGCAGGGGTACGGTTTTATTTGATCCGCTGGTTGTCACTCGACGCTGGAATACGGTATGATACAAGCTCAAAGGGATTGGCAGATTCTACAATTACAACCAGTTTGAATATGGTTATTCCATCCGTAGAATGGGGCAACAAAATTGTCCGCGTGTTCTCTTCACAGCCTGAAACCAATACTAGTAAGGAACAAACTGACAGCGTATTTTGCCCTAACTGTAACGCCGGTTTTAAGGTTACCCCGAAATTTTGCCCGCGGTGCGGGTACAAGTTTTAA
- a CDS encoding carboxypeptidase regulatory-like domain-containing protein: protein MKAVFSFCLALSMSLFSQYVFSATSDSVEDKSVIKYAQQDSNSATILTGKVTDTNGNPVIRAQIGAYNSTHSFYVYTTSIGTYTIYGIYPGTYTIRCYQPMGSDLFSKTTNNVIISSGQTTTVDFVLLKGGTIKGRVIDTNGNPVKNANISTSNSPTNTYSYSVITGTYALSGLADGVYILDCTPSSESNFVRTSSNNIVIINAGTQTVDFVLSPGGIITGKVTDTNGNPTIYQTTINVYGPMYKYAYTTVTGTYTIRGLSDGNYRIYCNPPSNLDFIGQNKSNIVVSSKQITTVDFVLSSGGSITGKVTDIYNKPVRNVYVYANSNSIGKSVYTDSAGNFVIHGLIEGIYTISCDPPVDSECIQQTQSNVSVSSGIITALNIKLPTGGTIMGKITDINGNPINNAYVSLGGGIYKSANVAADGIYKIQGIPEGIYQIYFNGSTAGFISQVKSNITVHVGQTTIIDCVLQVSGTISGKVTDINDNPVSGVSVYASGDSYGSGFTTITGTYTIQGLTEGSYNISYSPSTNSELISQTKSNIAVSFGRNVIIDCVLQTGGTITGKVMDVNDNSINNCYIYVNDVNGPTSKNIYTTTRTYTIGGLQDGNYTVSCRPSNYSEFTNQTKSNITVSKGQITTVDFVLQPGETISGKVTDISGNAISNVYIYLYKHISGPPNSIIESISKYAYTAVTGTYTICGLSEGKYSITYSPSSNSDFLGQTIDNVAVSSGQVTTLDIVLQSGGKIAGKVTDVAGNPVNNANIYLRNYSGKSVYTTATGTYTIHGLPEGNYDIYCIPGDNSVFIKQTKTNIAVSSGQVTTVNIVLQTGITISGKITDASGKQVISNVSISISNSLFNKNVNATSTGAYTITGVPEGSYNISCRPNSSLGFVSITKSNIQCVFGQETIVNFVLGDGAIISGKVTDIEGTPISNAYVYVSSASVWGSIYTKTDGTYKITGFSEGRYYVSANLNSDSPWDYSYKFVNIQNKVDLAIDLVLKPNQSMLRGMIYSPDGKTPYDKNVVLKVYPAETKFNSFDAINKPVVQRDSQYVLGISNKCEITRLPEGVYDIYAFYGSELLSTRIGVKTETGKISNLDFRVQPGTGKISGKVTLGSNQAVDGMVWAVSPATERLAGYCIPNIRSGSYTITGILGGYDYTVYGYINNIGLSRLHDIRVEKDGNTNSVDFNYFRETIPAGSSKTLTSASWQLDIPAGSYANDVVCTVIPNLYSPKVVTANEQVVRDLLPNELYNLVWNINLASTNGIDQQSQNNINLKLNYPAEFDNIAAERLRINYLKDNTWVVVDGNQEIDTINHTISVGINKFSVFRLALRSIARNNLDSMIVYPNPFKPVEHNKLVFSGLTKQTVIRIFNIAGELVRTLSKNDGADVAYWFGENDNNIDVASGIYIYVIKNDNKETRSGKIAVIR, encoded by the coding sequence ATGAAAGCTGTGTTTTCATTTTGTCTAGCTCTATCAATGAGTTTATTTTCTCAATATGTATTTTCTGCAACAAGTGATAGTGTTGAAGATAAATCAGTCATAAAATACGCGCAGCAGGATTCTAATAGCGCTACAATACTCACAGGTAAAGTTACTGATACTAACGGTAATCCTGTGATTAGAGCACAAATCGGGGCTTACAATTCCACACACTCATTCTATGTTTATACTACAAGTATAGGAACTTACACAATTTATGGAATATATCCTGGGACATACACAATCCGGTGTTACCAGCCTATGGGAAGCGATTTATTTTCTAAAACTACAAATAATGTAATAATTTCATCCGGGCAAACTACAACAGTCGATTTCGTGCTATTAAAAGGCGGGACAATTAAAGGAAGAGTTATTGATACAAATGGGAATCCTGTAAAAAACGCAAATATTAGTACTTCTAATAGCCCTACAAATACGTACAGCTATAGTGTTATTACAGGAACATATGCACTTAGCGGATTAGCTGATGGTGTTTATATTTTGGATTGTACACCATCAAGTGAATCAAATTTTGTACGCACAAGCAGTAATAATATTGTGATAATAAACGCGGGAACACAAACCGTAGATTTTGTTTTATCTCCTGGCGGAATAATCACTGGCAAAGTAACTGATACAAACGGGAATCCTACAATATACCAGACTACTATAAATGTTTATGGCCCTATGTACAAATACGCGTACACGACCGTAACTGGAACATATACAATCCGCGGATTGTCCGATGGTAATTATAGAATTTATTGTAATCCACCAAGTAATTTGGACTTTATAGGACAAAACAAAAGTAATATTGTAGTATCAAGTAAGCAAATAACAACCGTAGATTTTGTTTTATCTTCTGGCGGATCAATTACTGGTAAAGTAACGGATATATACAATAAACCGGTAAGGAATGTGTATGTTTATGCAAATAGTAATTCCATTGGTAAAAGTGTATATACGGATTCCGCAGGAAATTTTGTAATTCATGGGTTAATTGAAGGAATATACACGATTTCGTGTGACCCTCCGGTTGATTCTGAGTGTATACAACAAACTCAAAGTAACGTTTCTGTCTCCAGCGGGATAATTACGGCTTTAAATATTAAATTACCAACCGGTGGAACAATTATGGGTAAAATTACGGATATAAATGGTAATCCTATAAATAACGCCTATGTATCTCTCGGCGGTGGTATTTATAAGAGTGCAAACGTAGCTGCGGATGGTATATATAAAATCCAGGGGATACCCGAAGGAATCTATCAAATATATTTCAACGGTTCTACAGCGGGATTCATTTCTCAGGTTAAAAGCAACATTACTGTTCACGTTGGGCAAACAACGATTATTGATTGTGTTTTACAGGTTAGCGGAACGATTTCAGGTAAAGTAACTGATATCAACGATAACCCGGTAAGCGGTGTTTCTGTTTATGCCAGCGGCGATTCCTACGGCAGTGGATTCACAACTATAACCGGGACATACACAATCCAGGGATTGACCGAGGGAAGTTATAATATAAGTTATTCTCCTTCTACCAACTCAGAATTAATCAGCCAAACCAAAAGTAATATCGCAGTATCCTTCGGACGAAATGTTATTATTGACTGTGTATTACAAACCGGTGGAACAATTACCGGGAAAGTTATGGATGTTAACGATAATTCAATAAATAATTGTTATATTTACGTAAATGACGTAAATGGTCCCACATCCAAAAATATATACACAACAACAAGAACATACACAATCGGTGGATTACAAGATGGAAACTATACAGTCTCCTGTCGTCCATCAAATTATTCAGAATTTACTAATCAAACCAAAAGCAATATTACGGTTTCAAAAGGACAAATAACAACAGTAGATTTTGTATTACAACCCGGTGAAACAATTTCAGGTAAAGTTACGGATATCAGCGGTAACGCAATAAGTAATGTCTATATTTATCTCTATAAACATATCAGCGGCCCTCCCAACAGTATTATTGAATCTATTTCAAAATATGCATACACAGCCGTAACGGGTACTTACACAATTTGCGGCCTTTCCGAAGGGAAATATTCGATTACTTATTCTCCATCTAGTAATTCAGACTTTTTGGGCCAAACAATAGATAATGTCGCGGTATCAAGCGGACAAGTAACAACATTGGATATTGTCTTACAATCCGGCGGTAAAATTGCTGGGAAAGTAACAGATGTTGCCGGTAACCCAGTAAATAATGCAAATATTTATCTGCGCAACTATAGTGGCAAAAGCGTTTATACAACAGCAACTGGAACTTACACAATTCACGGGTTGCCTGAAGGTAACTATGATATTTATTGTATACCCGGAGATAATTCGGTTTTTATTAAACAAACCAAAACAAATATCGCTGTTTCCAGCGGACAAGTTACCACTGTAAATATTGTATTACAAACCGGTATAACGATTTCCGGCAAAATAACCGATGCCAGCGGTAAGCAAGTAATAAGTAATGTTTCTATTAGTATCAGCAATTCTTTATTCAATAAAAATGTAAACGCTACGTCAACGGGAGCTTACACAATTACTGGAGTACCGGAAGGAAGTTATAACATTTCATGTCGCCCCAATTCTAGCCTGGGGTTCGTAAGTATTACTAAGTCAAATATACAATGTGTCTTTGGACAAGAAACAATTGTTAATTTCGTACTTGGCGACGGTGCAATAATTTCCGGCAAAGTGACCGATATCGAAGGTACTCCTATAAGCAACGCTTACGTATATGTATCTAGCGCGAGTGTCTGGGGAAGCATTTATACTAAAACAGATGGTACTTATAAAATAACCGGATTTTCCGAGGGACGATATTATGTTTCTGCTAATTTAAATTCAGATAGCCCGTGGGATTACTCATACAAATTTGTAAATATACAAAACAAAGTAGATCTCGCTATAGATTTAGTATTAAAGCCGAACCAGTCAATGCTTCGCGGTATGATATATAGTCCCGACGGTAAGACACCATACGACAAGAACGTTGTTCTAAAAGTTTACCCCGCTGAAACAAAGTTTAATAGTTTTGACGCTATCAACAAACCTGTTGTTCAAAGGGACAGCCAATATGTTCTTGGAATATCTAACAAGTGTGAAATAACCCGGCTACCCGAGGGGGTTTACGATATTTACGCGTTTTACGGATCTGAACTTTTGTCAACCCGTATTGGTGTTAAAACAGAAACCGGGAAAATATCAAATTTGGATTTTCGTGTTCAACCCGGTACCGGCAAAATTAGCGGGAAAGTTACGCTCGGAAGCAATCAGGCAGTAGACGGTATGGTTTGGGCAGTTTCTCCTGCGACTGAACGGTTAGCCGGGTACTGTATTCCCAACATAAGATCCGGATCCTATACTATTACAGGCATACTCGGCGGGTATGACTACACCGTGTATGGCTATATCAACAATATCGGTTTGAGTAGGTTGCATGATATCCGGGTAGAAAAAGATGGCAATACCAATTCCGTAGATTTTAATTATTTCAGAGAAACCATCCCAGCCGGCAGCAGCAAAACATTGACCAGCGCGAGTTGGCAGCTGGACATCCCGGCGGGAAGTTATGCGAATGATGTTGTGTGTACCGTTATTCCAAACTTATACTCGCCCAAGGTTGTAACAGCAAATGAACAGGTTGTCCGGGACTTATTACCTAACGAGTTATATAATCTTGTATGGAATATTAATTTGGCAAGTACTAACGGGATTGACCAACAATCGCAAAACAATATTAACCTAAAACTTAATTATCCTGCCGAGTTTGACAATATTGCGGCTGAGAGGTTAAGAATAAATTATCTTAAAGACAACACCTGGGTTGTGGTTGATGGTAATCAAGAAATTGATACTATAAATCACACCATAAGCGTGGGTATCAACAAATTTTCTGTATTCCGGTTAGCATTGCGGTCAATCGCGCGCAATAACCTGGATTCAATGATAGTTTACCCAAACCCGTTTAAACCTGTGGAACACAACAAACTCGTATTTTCGGGGCTTACAAAACAAACTGTAATACGGATATTCAATATTGCAGGGGAACTTGTGCGAACACTCAGCAAAAACGACGGTGCTGATGTCGCATACTGGTTTGGTGAAAACGATAATAATATAGACGTCGCGTCCGGAATATATATTTATGTTATCAAAAACGATAACAAAGAAACACGCTCCGGTAAAATTGCAGTTATCAGATAA